A stretch of the Thalassotalea euphylliae genome encodes the following:
- a CDS encoding cell division protein ZapA, which yields MRNKVEISVAGRKLKIGCPSGQESALFAAAAELDKRLAAYSDSETIATTEQAMTMVALNLAHDLLAANKQREVEQQETQNQINLLQETIEQALVSQIDKSA from the coding sequence ATGCGCAATAAAGTTGAAATATCCGTCGCAGGTCGAAAGCTTAAAATCGGTTGTCCAAGTGGGCAAGAAAGTGCGTTGTTCGCCGCCGCTGCCGAGCTAGACAAGCGATTGGCCGCATATAGCGACAGCGAAACCATTGCGACAACAGAGCAGGCAATGACCATGGTCGCGCTTAATCTTGCTCATGATTTGCTGGCAGCAAACAAGCAACGAGAAGTTGAACAGCAAGAAACCCAAAATCAAATCAACTTATTGCAGGAAACCATAGAACAAGCCCTGGTTTCGCAAATCGATAAGTCTGCATAA
- a CDS encoding UPF0149 family protein, translating into MSDQSLLDFADLQATLSAESLQAHASELHGVLTGLIASGYEFESTDYLAMLNDMFNNGEGFPLAVKSAIKQVYSEIWQSLLDDSFGFKLMLPDDDDTIAERANGLGHWVQGFNLGYGLQQKDNAVASEDVKEVLSDFSEIANLSDEIDDDEATEQAYYEIAEYVKVSVLLCFAELASPPSTDDKKTIH; encoded by the coding sequence ATGTCTGATCAATCTTTACTCGACTTTGCTGATTTGCAAGCTACATTAAGTGCAGAAAGCCTGCAAGCTCACGCCAGTGAACTTCATGGCGTATTAACCGGCTTAATTGCCTCAGGTTATGAATTTGAAAGCACTGACTACCTTGCCATGCTTAACGATATGTTTAACAACGGCGAAGGCTTTCCATTGGCGGTTAAATCGGCCATCAAGCAAGTGTACAGCGAAATTTGGCAGTCACTGCTAGATGATTCGTTTGGCTTTAAATTAATGCTGCCTGATGATGACGATACCATCGCAGAGCGCGCCAATGGCTTGGGTCACTGGGTTCAGGGCTTTAACTTAGGTTATGGCTTGCAGCAAAAAGACAATGCAGTGGCGTCTGAAGATGTTAAAGAAGTACTGTCTGACTTTAGTGAAATCGCTAATTTATCCGATGAAATTGATGATGATGAAGCCACTGAGCAAGCTTATTACGAAATTGCGGAGTATGTAAAAGTTTCTGTTTTACTGTGCTTTGCTGAGCTTGCTAGCCCGCCAAGCACAGACGATAAAAAAACGATTCACTAA
- the metK gene encoding methionine adenosyltransferase codes for MSRHLFTSESVSEGHPDKIADQISDAVLDAIIAQDKHARVACETMVKTGVAIISGEISTSAWVDLESLTRKVISDIGYTSSDVGFDGETCGIMNLIGQQSSEIAQGVDRAKPEEQGAGDQGLMFGYATNETPTFMPAPLYYSHLLVERQAEVRKSGVLPWLRPDAKSQVTFVYENNKPVAIDAVVLSTQHNPDISQEMLHDAVMENIIKHVLPEELLTADTKYFINPTGSFVIGGPVGDCGLTGRKIIVDTYGGMARHGGGAFSGKDPSKVDRSAAYAGRYVAKNIVAAGLAERCEIQVSYAIGVAEPTSITVETFGTGKVAEDKLVELVREHFDLRPYGITKMLDLLHPMYQETAAYGHFGREPYEKTVDGETFTAFSWEKTDKADALRAAAGL; via the coding sequence ATGTCTAGACACCTATTCACCTCTGAATCTGTTTCAGAAGGTCACCCGGATAAAATTGCCGATCAAATTTCTGATGCGGTATTAGACGCAATTATTGCTCAAGACAAGCATGCTCGTGTTGCTTGTGAAACTATGGTTAAAACTGGCGTTGCCATTATCTCAGGTGAGATTTCAACATCAGCTTGGGTTGATTTAGAAAGCCTAACGCGCAAAGTAATCAGTGATATTGGTTACACCTCATCAGATGTCGGTTTTGACGGTGAAACTTGTGGCATTATGAATCTGATTGGCCAGCAATCTTCTGAAATCGCACAAGGTGTTGACCGTGCAAAACCAGAAGAGCAAGGCGCTGGTGACCAAGGCTTAATGTTTGGTTACGCAACTAACGAAACGCCAACCTTTATGCCTGCACCGCTTTACTACTCTCACTTATTAGTCGAGCGCCAAGCAGAAGTACGTAAGTCTGGTGTACTGCCTTGGTTACGCCCTGATGCAAAATCACAGGTAACGTTTGTTTACGAAAACAACAAGCCTGTTGCGATTGATGCGGTTGTACTTTCAACTCAACACAACCCTGACATCAGCCAAGAAATGTTGCACGATGCGGTAATGGAAAACATTATCAAGCACGTGCTACCAGAAGAACTGCTAACTGCCGATACTAAATACTTTATTAACCCAACGGGTAGCTTTGTGATCGGTGGCCCAGTAGGTGACTGTGGTTTAACAGGGCGTAAGATCATTGTTGATACCTACGGCGGTATGGCACGTCACGGCGGTGGTGCTTTCTCTGGTAAAGATCCATCAAAAGTTGACCGCAGTGCGGCCTACGCAGGTCGTTACGTCGCGAAGAATATCGTAGCCGCTGGCCTTGCTGAGCGCTGTGAAATTCAAGTGTCATACGCGATTGGTGTGGCTGAGCCAACGTCAATTACCGTTGAAACCTTTGGTACGGGTAAAGTTGCAGAAGACAAGCTAGTTGAACTAGTTCGTGAACACTTCGACTTACGCCCATACGGCATTACTAAGATGCTTGACTTGCTACACCCTATGTACCAAGAAACAGCAGCTTACGGTCACTTCGGTCGCGAACCTTATGAAAAAACTGTTGATGGTGAAACCTTCACCGCATTCAGTTGGGAAAAAACAGATAAAGCTGATGCATTACGCGCAGCTGCTGGCTTGTAA
- a CDS encoding MDR family MFS transporter: protein MESKVSFNQLKQFPRLMWIVLFGDLITRGSFYMVWPFLAVMLYKSFGISATQVGLILSGAAVISVFIGFFGGALSDKFGRKIIMFSAGSLYVISFVLLANVETVTGYVIVIALCSISKAIWDPPTQALVSDILPDVQVRELGLQARYFVINVGCAIGPMAGVYIGITGQQSGFLVTAGAFALWMLLLAYGMRHFTRYQANQKANQQANLQARQSEIVAKDEREVQQESNQQPQNAKSKATQKASYKPKSNMLDTLKILAKDRVLQCLIVANIICKFVYAQMDSTLIQYLTRADVPELMKLISSMIFANAAVIVCLQFVLLKMMARLSLTSRIQVGLVLLALAQVWMAINPVTAFWGWIGAVVILSIGEAILFPTMNVHIDRLAPTHLRGAYFGAASFYYIGFALAPLGGGAMLDFLGGAWVFVIAALLVLLVMYLYSILDTLTRPNFAKAEKASSRARR from the coding sequence ATGGAAAGTAAAGTGTCGTTTAACCAGCTTAAACAGTTTCCAAGGTTGATGTGGATCGTGCTCTTTGGCGACTTAATTACGCGTGGTAGCTTTTATATGGTGTGGCCGTTCTTGGCGGTGATGCTTTATAAATCGTTTGGTATTTCGGCCACGCAAGTTGGGTTAATTTTATCGGGCGCTGCGGTAATTTCTGTGTTTATTGGCTTTTTTGGCGGTGCGCTGTCAGACAAATTTGGCCGAAAGATTATTATGTTCAGCGCTGGTAGCCTGTATGTGATTTCATTCGTGTTATTAGCCAATGTGGAAACCGTTACTGGCTATGTCATTGTTATCGCGCTTTGCTCTATATCGAAGGCGATTTGGGATCCACCCACTCAAGCATTAGTGTCTGATATTCTACCCGATGTACAAGTGCGCGAATTAGGTTTGCAAGCCCGTTACTTTGTGATCAATGTGGGTTGTGCAATTGGTCCAATGGCTGGCGTATATATCGGTATTACTGGGCAACAGTCGGGATTTTTAGTGACAGCAGGAGCGTTTGCCTTGTGGATGCTATTACTTGCTTACGGCATGCGACATTTTACGAGATACCAAGCAAATCAAAAAGCTAATCAACAAGCGAATCTGCAAGCTAGGCAAAGCGAGATAGTGGCGAAAGACGAAAGAGAAGTTCAGCAAGAAAGTAATCAACAACCTCAAAATGCGAAGTCGAAAGCGACTCAAAAAGCGTCATACAAGCCTAAATCCAACATGTTAGATACCCTGAAAATACTGGCCAAAGATAGGGTACTGCAATGCTTGATTGTCGCTAACATTATCTGCAAGTTTGTTTATGCTCAGATGGATTCAACACTCATCCAATACCTTACCCGAGCAGATGTACCAGAGTTGATGAAGCTTATCTCTAGTATGATTTTTGCCAATGCGGCAGTCATTGTTTGCTTGCAGTTTGTGCTATTAAAAATGATGGCAAGGCTATCGCTAACAAGCCGAATTCAAGTGGGTTTAGTATTGCTGGCACTTGCGCAAGTATGGATGGCGATTAACCCGGTAACGGCCTTTTGGGGGTGGATTGGCGCAGTGGTTATTCTGAGTATTGGCGAAGCCATCTTGTTCCCGACCATGAATGTCCATATTGATCGCTTAGCGCCGACTCATTTGCGCGGCGCCTATTTTGGTGCGGCATCTTTTTACTATATTGGCTTTGCCTTAGCACCGTTAGGCGGTGGTGCCATGCTCGACTTCTTGGGCGGTGCCTGGGTCTTTGTAATAGCAGCACTATTGGTGTTGCTGGTTATGTATTTATACTCAATATTGGATACATTAACGCGACCAAATTTTGCCAAAGCCGAAAAGGCTTCAAGCCGTGCAAGGAGGTAA
- a CDS encoding FAD-dependent monooxygenase, protein MQKYDLLIIGGGMVGLSLALAVRKLTDLTIAIVEPNQPTELAQAPELRVSAINAASEQLLNNLGVWSAIAQQRLQPYRHMHVWDKANIGALDFDINQLSDARNRENLGYIIENKVIRNALWQQAEADNGISLLTQEPLQNIAMGDHEVFASFASQMPVMAKLVVGADGANSWLRQQLDMTMAFRDYDNHALVATVDCELGHQDTAWQVFLPQGPLAFLPLYNTNQCSIVWSTSPQEAEHLQQLDVSEVSKALTAASDGKLGQVTLASDMQSYPLTMRLAHKFTKGRAVLIGDAAHTIHPLAGQGVNLGLQDAASLAQLISEHYHSENSSQASSDSANSAWHSDKMLSQYNRWRRAEALEMVTAMEAIKQSFTPQIAPIKLLRGLGMGLINHIPAVKQQMIKQAMGLSGDLPEISQ, encoded by the coding sequence ATGCAGAAATACGATTTGCTTATTATTGGCGGTGGTATGGTTGGCTTAAGTCTCGCTTTAGCGGTCAGAAAGTTAACCGATTTAACCATCGCTATTGTTGAACCTAACCAGCCAACAGAGCTTGCGCAAGCGCCAGAGCTTAGAGTTAGTGCGATTAATGCTGCCAGTGAGCAGTTATTGAACAATTTAGGGGTTTGGTCAGCAATTGCCCAGCAGCGTTTGCAGCCCTATCGTCATATGCATGTTTGGGACAAGGCAAATATCGGCGCTTTAGATTTCGATATCAATCAATTAAGTGATGCGCGTAATCGCGAGAACTTAGGTTATATCATTGAAAATAAAGTGATCCGCAATGCGCTTTGGCAGCAAGCTGAGGCAGATAACGGCATTAGCTTACTTACCCAAGAGCCTCTGCAAAACATTGCCATGGGCGACCATGAAGTGTTCGCCAGTTTTGCCAGCCAAATGCCAGTGATGGCCAAGTTGGTAGTGGGCGCAGATGGCGCAAACTCTTGGCTGCGTCAACAACTTGATATGACCATGGCGTTTCGCGATTATGACAATCATGCGTTAGTGGCGACAGTTGATTGTGAGTTAGGTCATCAAGACACCGCATGGCAAGTGTTTCTGCCTCAAGGGCCGCTAGCATTTTTACCGCTTTACAATACCAATCAATGCTCAATTGTGTGGTCGACTTCACCACAAGAAGCCGAGCACTTGCAACAGTTAGACGTTAGCGAAGTATCAAAAGCGCTAACCGCTGCCTCAGATGGTAAGCTAGGCCAAGTGACGTTAGCCAGTGACATGCAAAGCTACCCTCTGACCATGCGTTTAGCACATAAATTTACTAAAGGGCGCGCTGTGCTCATTGGTGATGCTGCTCATACGATTCACCCCCTGGCAGGGCAGGGAGTGAACTTAGGGCTGCAAGATGCTGCAAGCCTTGCCCAGCTTATTAGCGAGCATTATCACAGTGAAAACAGCTCGCAAGCGAGCAGTGATAGTGCTAACAGCGCATGGCACAGCGATAAAATGCTCAGTCAATATAACCGTTGGCGACGCGCGGAAGCGCTTGAAATGGTCACGGCGATGGAAGCCATCAAACAGAGTTTTACGCCACAAATCGCGCCGATTAAATTACTGCGTGGCCTTGGCATGGGGTTAATTAATCATATTCCGGCGGTGAAGCAGCAGATGATCAAACAAGCGATGGGGCTTAGCGGCGACCTGCCAGAGATTTCGCAGTAA
- a CDS encoding ABC transporter permease: MFRNYLVTAWRNIVKNGVFSAINIFGLAVGLMSCILIMLFVRAETGYDKWLPEHEQVVRIHTAYTMPDRQPFLTVRSPGRIMEAVRDYARAEVETGVRLIQWNLTIRKGENIFDEAITMADGSFLDVFQLPFVHGDRQSSFSQPMNLVVTEALAHKYFGRTDVVGETLSVCCVGPQGPADVMITGVVKDLPNETHLDINMLFYLQPALFPPGNNVLDTWTSVNVYTYFKLNPQVSAAQFQERINYWLDNESPFGAMWQQLVGDKAAGRKVTDFFNIKVMKLTDLHLNAKQDAGNMGDLTPMGDANMIRTFSVVALIVLIIACINFMNLATAKASKRAKEVAMRKVLGASRKQVAVQFLSEAIILVFVALLFAVAASEIVLPFYNQILGTSLQLQLFDDPSLLLVLISVATVVGILAGIYPALYLSRFLPSHILKASKASESANSTKMRGVLVVVQFAASITLVVATVVVYGQTLYSTMADVGFKSEDKLILNVRTATDRLQSLRQELLSLPEVNSVTFSSEAPTQDDENNDQFRLLEPNDYGDVVEPMFLNYHNMDFGFFEAYEVEPIAGRLFSEDFGSDRIVHATEAQKAQQEKSQAGIILNLTAVKKLGFTNPENIIGKTLVNQNHQFTVIGVIPDIHFRSMKFGIRATVFTLNPSRFRIANIAFNTQNLPALVNKVEDIWQRNVPQHPINLQFLSEMMAAQYQDERTTARLFLAFSVLAIIVACLGLYGLSAFTVERRTKEIGIRKVMGASVKDIVKLLIWQFSKPVMLANIIAWPLAAYFMLTWLQAFPYRIDAWWIAPICLGVGVLSLLIAWLTVGGNAAWVARRNPVHALRYE; encoded by the coding sequence ATGTTTAGAAACTATTTAGTAACCGCGTGGCGCAATATCGTTAAAAACGGCGTCTTTTCTGCTATTAATATTTTTGGTTTAGCTGTTGGGCTAATGAGCTGTATTTTGATCATGCTATTTGTCCGAGCTGAGACTGGCTATGACAAGTGGTTGCCAGAGCATGAGCAAGTTGTTCGCATTCATACCGCCTATACCATGCCAGATAGACAACCTTTTTTAACGGTTAGATCGCCAGGTCGAATTATGGAAGCCGTGCGAGATTACGCGCGTGCAGAAGTTGAAACCGGCGTTCGTTTGATTCAGTGGAATTTGACCATTCGCAAAGGTGAAAACATCTTCGATGAGGCCATTACGATGGCTGATGGTAGCTTTTTAGACGTTTTCCAATTGCCTTTTGTTCACGGTGATCGCCAGTCTTCGTTTAGCCAGCCGATGAACTTAGTGGTGACAGAGGCGCTTGCTCATAAATATTTTGGTCGTACTGATGTGGTTGGTGAAACGCTTTCTGTTTGTTGTGTTGGCCCGCAAGGCCCTGCTGACGTAATGATTACTGGCGTTGTCAAAGACCTGCCAAATGAAACCCATCTTGATATTAATATGCTGTTCTACTTGCAACCGGCACTTTTTCCGCCGGGGAATAATGTGTTGGACACTTGGACTAGCGTAAATGTTTACACTTATTTTAAGTTAAATCCGCAGGTGAGTGCAGCGCAATTTCAAGAGCGAATCAACTATTGGTTAGATAACGAAAGTCCATTTGGCGCGATGTGGCAGCAACTTGTAGGTGACAAAGCCGCTGGCAGAAAAGTAACAGACTTTTTTAATATCAAGGTCATGAAGCTCACCGATTTGCACCTCAATGCTAAACAGGATGCCGGTAATATGGGCGACTTAACACCGATGGGTGACGCCAATATGATCCGCACTTTCTCGGTGGTTGCGTTAATTGTGTTAATCATTGCTTGTATTAACTTTATGAACTTAGCGACTGCCAAGGCGAGCAAAAGGGCGAAGGAAGTCGCCATGCGCAAAGTACTTGGTGCTTCGCGTAAACAGGTGGCGGTGCAGTTTCTTAGCGAAGCGATTATTTTAGTGTTTGTCGCGCTGTTGTTTGCGGTTGCTGCATCAGAGATTGTATTACCTTTTTATAACCAAATTCTTGGCACGAGTTTGCAACTGCAGCTTTTTGATGATCCCAGTTTGTTACTTGTCCTTATTTCAGTAGCCACTGTGGTAGGTATTCTTGCAGGCATTTATCCAGCATTGTACTTATCACGTTTTCTTCCGAGTCATATCTTAAAAGCGAGTAAGGCCAGTGAATCAGCTAATTCGACAAAGATGCGCGGTGTTTTGGTGGTTGTACAGTTTGCCGCTTCAATAACGTTAGTGGTTGCTACAGTGGTTGTGTATGGACAAACCTTGTACTCGACCATGGCTGATGTCGGCTTTAAAAGTGAAGACAAACTAATCCTTAACGTGCGCACTGCCACTGACAGGTTACAAAGCTTGCGCCAAGAGTTGCTTAGCTTACCCGAAGTAAACTCTGTGACCTTTAGCTCGGAAGCACCGACACAAGACGACGAAAACAACGATCAGTTTAGGCTGCTTGAACCAAATGATTATGGCGATGTAGTTGAGCCAATGTTCTTAAACTATCACAACATGGATTTCGGTTTCTTTGAAGCCTACGAGGTTGAACCTATTGCTGGGCGACTATTTAGTGAAGATTTTGGTAGCGATCGTATTGTTCATGCAACTGAAGCACAGAAGGCACAACAAGAAAAGTCACAGGCGGGTATTATTCTCAATTTAACGGCCGTGAAAAAGCTTGGTTTTACGAATCCTGAGAACATCATTGGCAAAACGTTAGTCAATCAAAATCATCAGTTCACGGTGATTGGGGTGATACCTGATATTCACTTTCGCTCAATGAAGTTTGGCATTCGCGCAACGGTCTTTACGCTCAATCCAAGCCGTTTTCGAATCGCTAATATTGCTTTTAATACGCAAAATCTACCAGCGCTTGTGAATAAAGTGGAAGATATCTGGCAGCGCAATGTTCCGCAGCACCCCATTAATTTGCAATTTTTATCTGAAATGATGGCTGCTCAGTATCAAGATGAACGCACCACTGCTCGATTATTTTTAGCTTTCTCTGTACTAGCGATTATTGTTGCCTGTTTGGGGCTTTACGGCTTATCTGCCTTTACCGTCGAACGTCGCACCAAAGAGATCGGCATACGTAAAGTGATGGGCGCAAGTGTAAAAGATATTGTTAAGCTGCTAATTTGGCAATTTTCTAAACCTGTGATGCTCGCCAATATTATTGCCTGGCCACTCGCAGCTTACTTTATGCTAACTTGGTTGCAGGCATTTCCATATCGCATTGATGCGTGGTGGATTGCACCGATTTGCCTAGGCGTTGGCGTTTTATCACTGTTGATTGCTTGGTTAACCGTTGGTGGCAATGCCGCTTGGGTGGCGCGTCGCAATCCAGTGCATGCGCTTAGGTATGAGTAA
- the murI gene encoding glutamate racemase, translating to MVTTQASCNTQAPIGIFDSGIGGLSIARCVAQNLPNEQLIYVADSGFAPYGDKSHKDIIARADFVANFLIKQGVKAIVVACNTATVVAIEELRAKYTLPIIGVEPAIKPAAKQSKAKSVGIMVTQATAKNDRFLRLVESYKQDAQVHIQPCPGLVQQIEQGDHESDTCQALLDSFIAPLVDKQIDSLVLGCTHYPLIEQQIKAHLPAGIELLETAQPVTNELIRRLTLNNLLAQSDIDIQGLTAAQGYQVYSSALTQAQQQVIQTFWPSKLSFHQLSR from the coding sequence ATGGTAACAACTCAGGCTAGCTGCAACACACAGGCTCCTATTGGTATTTTCGATTCAGGTATTGGTGGACTTTCCATTGCGCGTTGTGTTGCGCAAAACTTGCCAAATGAGCAGCTAATTTATGTCGCAGACAGTGGCTTTGCACCATACGGCGACAAAAGCCATAAAGACATTATAGCCAGAGCTGACTTTGTTGCTAACTTCCTGATAAAGCAGGGGGTGAAAGCCATTGTTGTGGCTTGCAATACAGCAACTGTCGTCGCAATTGAAGAGCTGCGCGCAAAATATACGTTACCGATTATTGGCGTAGAGCCAGCAATAAAGCCCGCGGCCAAACAATCTAAAGCCAAGTCGGTTGGGATAATGGTGACACAAGCTACGGCCAAGAATGATCGCTTTCTCAGGCTTGTTGAAAGTTACAAGCAAGATGCACAAGTACATATTCAACCGTGCCCAGGCCTAGTGCAACAAATTGAACAAGGCGACCATGAGAGTGACACATGCCAAGCGCTACTCGATAGCTTTATCGCCCCGCTTGTCGATAAACAAATAGACTCCTTAGTGCTCGGCTGCACTCACTACCCATTGATAGAGCAACAAATCAAAGCTCATTTACCAGCAGGTATTGAGTTACTAGAAACCGCCCAACCTGTCACCAATGAGCTTATTCGCCGGCTAACACTCAATAATCTGTTAGCGCAAAGCGATATAGACATTCAGGGCTTAACAGCCGCTCAAGGTTACCAAGTCTATTCCAGTGCACTAACGCAAGCGCAACAGCAAGTTATTCAAACCTTTTGGCCAAGCAAGTTGAGTTTTCACCAACTATCACGCTAA
- the pepP gene encoding Xaa-Pro aminopeptidase has product MLKHTLLPVEEFVARRQTMFDAMPSNSIAIVSAAHEVTRSNDTEYPFCQNKNFYYLTGFNEPEAVLMLIKSAEQQSVLFCRDKDPQMEVWHGRRIGPELAKQEFGVEQALSIDDIDEFAVEHFSQVDKVLCCFDEAETMALTTDWLSQVAAKSRIGKRAPASLVNCAALIHEFRLHKTEREIALMRQANVISGQAHQRAMQATQAGKFEYQIEAELLHEFAVNGARYAAYNSIVAGGDNANILHYTDNNEALNDGDLLLIDAGGELAGYAADITRTFPVSGKFSEPQKAIYQLVLDAQQAAIEAIEPGNTLAALNDLVCDVLTKGLYDLGILTGDLTELIADKACKQYFIHGLGHWLGLDVHDVGDYHANEERQQLRPFVAGMVMTIEPGIYIPKGSDVADKWQGIGVRIEDNVLVTEHGYENLTVSAPKTVDAIEALMAESK; this is encoded by the coding sequence ATGCTAAAACATACATTGTTACCTGTTGAAGAATTCGTTGCGCGCCGTCAAACCATGTTTGACGCGATGCCAAGCAACAGTATTGCCATCGTAAGTGCTGCGCACGAAGTAACGCGCAGCAATGATACCGAATATCCGTTTTGTCAGAATAAAAACTTTTACTACTTAACGGGTTTTAATGAGCCAGAAGCAGTGTTGATGCTGATTAAGTCTGCCGAGCAACAAAGTGTACTGTTTTGCCGCGATAAAGATCCACAAATGGAAGTATGGCACGGTCGCCGCATTGGGCCTGAACTTGCCAAGCAAGAATTTGGTGTTGAGCAAGCGCTTAGCATCGATGATATCGATGAATTTGCGGTTGAGCATTTTTCACAGGTCGACAAAGTGCTGTGCTGCTTTGATGAAGCTGAAACGATGGCGCTTACCACCGACTGGCTTTCGCAAGTTGCTGCTAAAAGTCGTATTGGCAAACGTGCGCCAGCGAGTTTAGTGAACTGCGCAGCGCTTATTCACGAATTTCGTTTGCATAAAACCGAGCGTGAAATTGCCTTAATGCGTCAGGCGAACGTGATCAGCGGTCAAGCACATCAAAGAGCGATGCAAGCCACGCAAGCGGGTAAGTTTGAATACCAAATTGAAGCAGAACTTCTGCATGAGTTTGCGGTGAATGGCGCGCGTTATGCGGCGTACAATTCAATAGTTGCCGGTGGTGACAATGCCAATATTTTGCATTATACAGACAATAATGAAGCATTAAATGACGGCGACTTGCTACTAATTGACGCAGGCGGCGAACTCGCTGGCTATGCGGCTGATATCACGCGAACGTTTCCAGTGAGTGGCAAATTTAGCGAGCCACAAAAAGCGATTTATCAGCTAGTGCTTGATGCGCAGCAAGCGGCAATTGAGGCTATCGAGCCCGGTAACACACTAGCGGCACTTAATGACCTAGTGTGCGATGTTTTAACCAAAGGCTTATACGACCTAGGTATTTTAACGGGCGATTTAACCGAGCTGATTGCTGACAAAGCGTGTAAGCAATACTTTATTCATGGTTTAGGCCACTGGCTAGGGTTAGATGTGCATGACGTGGGTGATTATCACGCCAACGAAGAGCGCCAACAGTTGCGCCCATTTGTGGCAGGTATGGTGATGACCATAGAACCTGGCATTTATATTCCCAAAGGAAGTGATGTTGCAGACAAGTGGCAGGGCATAGGGGTGCGCATTGAAGACAATGTGCTGGTTACCGAGCACGGTTATGAAAATTTAACGGTCAGCGCACCTAAAACAGTTGATGCGATTGAAGCATTAATGGCTGAGTCAAAATAA
- the ubiH gene encoding 2-octaprenyl-6-methoxyphenyl hydroxylase, with product MSAESSNMSQGTSKQTKEQTEQQVDISIVGGGLSGLLMAVSLLKQPNIPQHSKLAIIEAAKLEPSQINPFDDRVLALSHGSVEYLRSLGVWTLMADDANPIETIHISDRGNYGKARIKATDHQVEALGYVIPLASIANGLLAALKTADEHNKPIQWYTDSQIEQLTIKAEHSNIKLAAGAQAEPIDIEAKLVIACDGGQSLCRKVAKIGTSQQDYGQWAVIANVCPELPHNNRAFERFTEHGPIAMLPMTNQQCSLVWTLPPEQAQQISELDDKAFCLALEQAFGRWLGSIQSTSKRSIFPLSLVQAEQQSYHRMALVGNASHTIHPIAGQGFNLGLRDVKVLADLVQQQIASGEADLGNAKLLNQYQVMRESDQQAIIKLTDSMVTLFSNDLPPLLAGRNIGLKVMNYLSPLQKAFVNKTMGY from the coding sequence ATGAGCGCTGAAAGTAGCAATATGAGCCAAGGCACTTCAAAACAGACGAAAGAGCAAACTGAACAGCAAGTCGATATCAGCATTGTCGGTGGTGGCTTGTCAGGTCTATTGATGGCGGTTAGCTTGTTAAAACAGCCTAACATTCCCCAGCACAGTAAACTTGCCATTATTGAAGCGGCCAAGCTTGAACCAAGCCAAATTAATCCCTTTGATGATCGCGTGCTCGCGCTTTCACATGGCAGTGTTGAGTACCTGCGTTCGCTTGGTGTATGGACGCTAATGGCAGATGACGCTAACCCGATTGAAACGATTCATATTTCAGATCGTGGCAACTATGGCAAGGCGCGTATTAAGGCAACAGATCACCAAGTTGAAGCGCTTGGTTATGTTATTCCGCTCGCGAGTATTGCCAATGGCTTACTTGCTGCACTTAAAACAGCCGATGAGCATAACAAGCCAATTCAATGGTACACCGATAGCCAAATTGAACAGCTAACTATTAAGGCTGAGCATAGCAATATCAAGCTAGCTGCTGGCGCTCAAGCTGAGCCGATTGATATTGAGGCAAAGCTTGTAATCGCTTGTGATGGTGGCCAGTCGCTGTGCCGCAAGGTTGCGAAAATTGGCACTTCACAACAAGATTATGGGCAATGGGCAGTGATCGCCAACGTTTGTCCAGAGCTGCCGCACAATAATCGCGCTTTTGAACGTTTTACTGAACATGGGCCGATTGCTATGTTGCCGATGACCAATCAGCAATGCTCACTAGTTTGGACTTTACCACCAGAGCAAGCGCAGCAGATAAGCGAGCTTGACGACAAAGCATTTTGTTTGGCACTTGAACAGGCGTTTGGGCGCTGGCTTGGCAGTATTCAGTCAACCAGTAAACGTTCTATTTTCCCGCTCAGTTTAGTGCAAGCCGAGCAGCAAAGTTATCACCGTATGGCACTGGTGGGGAACGCGTCACACACGATTCACCCCATTGCAGGCCAAGGTTTTAATTTAGGGCTACGAGATGTCAAAGTACTGGCTGACTTAGTGCAGCAGCAAATTGCCAGCGGCGAAGCTGACCTAGGTAATGCGAAATTACTTAATCAATATCAAGTTATGCGCGAATCTGATCAGCAAGCGATTATCAAGCTCACCGACTCCATGGTAACCTTATTTTCTAATGACTTACCGCCACTGTTGGCGGGACGTAATATTGGCTTGAAAGTCATGAACTATCTCTCGCCTTTGCAAAAAGCATTTGTCAATAAAACTATGGGCTACTAA